Genomic segment of Candidatus Rokuibacteriota bacterium:
GCGGAAAGAAAGTCCTCGTGGCGCTTGATGGGGACCAGGCGCGCGACGATTCCAACGAGCGGAGCGTCACTCAGGTCCAGCTCGGCCCTGAGCTGGCCCCTGAGGGTCTCAGAGCGAAGGAAGGGATCCAGGTCAAGCCCCAGGGGAACCACCTGAAGGCGCTCGGGACTTCCGACCCTCCTGAGCAACAGGTCCTGCCTCACCGCCTCGCTGACAGCGAGGAGCCGGTCCGTCCACCGGGCGAGCGTCCGCTCGATGCCCAGAAAAAGGCGCGTCTTTGCGCGCGAGAAGTAGCCCTGAAGAACATGACCATGGTAAGTGTGCACGACGACCGGCACGCGCGCCAGGCGCGCCGCGACCCGGCCGAGGGCTCCCGCCTTCGCCGTATGGGTGTGGACGATGTGCGGGCGCAGCTCGCGCATGAGGCGGTAAAGTTGCAGGAAGGCCCGGAGATCCCCCGCGCCACGGATCTCCCGCCCCAGGGAGGGGATGATGGTCAGGTTCTCGAGAGACCGTCCCATGAGGGTCAGATAGTTGGCCTCGCCCGGACTCTCCCGCCCTGCCACCAGCCAGCTCTCGTAGCGGATCGGGTCCAGTCGCTCGGCGAGGAGAGTCGCGTGGAGGGCAGGCCCGCCCACGTTCAGGCGAGCAATCACTCGAAGGACCCGGATTCGCTCCATCAGTCCCCGTCGCGGCAGCAGCAGTTTGGCACTCGCCGCCTCACGCGCCCTATTCTAGTCCAGTCGGAGGGGGCCTCGACGGCCCCCTCCGAGGCCTCCCCCAGGAATGGTGGTTCGAGCGTGGCGGGTTCGGCCATGCCGCGAGGCAGGCCACCCGCCGCGCGAGGCCCGAGTTGGTTGCGCGGGCGAAGCCCGCGCTCGAAGGGTCTTATTCCGACAGCCACCTGGGGTCTGGACCCGCATGCGACTAGGAAGCGGCATCAAGCCTCCTCGAGCGGGGTAAGGCGCGCCGGCTCCTCCAGGATGTCCAGCAGGGCCTTGGCGCAGTAGACGCGGTCGCGCTTGGCCTGGCTGATCTCCGTGACGATGCGCAGATCCTGAAGCCTCGCGACTGCGCGTTGGGCAGTCGTGAAGGCCACACCGAGCCGTTTCGCCGCCCCTTTGACGGTCAGGAACGGGTTGGCGGCCAACTGATCCAGGAACGCCAGCGGCACCTTGGACGGCGTTCCTGAGACAGCAATCCGCCACTCCGCCAGGCGCCCGTTGATCCTCTCGGCGCGGCTCAAAGCGTCCTCCGATTGTCGGGCAACGCCGTTCAGGAAGTAGTGCAGCCACTCCACCCACTCTCCCCGCCCGGTCACGTCTCGCAGGCGCTCGTAGTAGTCGCGGCGCGTCGCCTCGAAGAACGCGCTCAGGTAGAGCAGGGGCGTGGGCAGAATCTCCCGCTCGACAAGAAAGAGCGTGATCAAAAGTCGCCCGACGCGCCCGTTGCCATCCAGGAACGGGTGGATCGCCTCGAACTGCGAGTGCGCCAGGCCGATTTGCACGAGGGGCGGCAGGGAGCGGTCGTGCAGAAACTTCTCCCAATCTCCAAGGCAGGCCATGAGCTCGCCCGGCGGAGGCGGGATGTATGTGGCATTCGCCAGCGGGGCCCCCGGCGGGCCGATCCAGTTCTGCGATCGACGAAACTCCCCGGGAGTTGCGTAGTCGCCCCGAACGCCGGCCATAAGTCTCTTGTGGAGCTCCCGAATGAGCCTGAGTGACAGGGGAAGGCTTTTCAGGCGCTTAATGCCGTACTCCAGAGCCACGACATAGTTCCCTACCTCTCGCAGGTCCGCGGGGCTCCGCTCCACCGCCGCCCCGGCCTCCGCGGCCAGGAGCTCACCGAGAGTGGCCTGGGTCCCCTCAATCCGGCTCGAGAGCACCGCTTCCCGCCGGACGAACGGCCGGATTAGGAGATGCGGGTTCGGCAGCCGCCCTCCTTCTCCGGCCAGCCGCCCGATCAGCCGGTCGGCGTCCGAGAGGGCCCGGACCAGCTCCGGTCCCCAGGAGAGTTCCGGCGGCAGGGGATCGGGCACGAATGCCGTGTACCCCTCCCGGGTTCGGACGTGCCGTCCAGGCGCTCCAGCCACGGTTTCCCTCTAATTCGCGGCGGTGAAAACAGCGGAGAGAACTATTATCGGAATTATCATAAAACGAAAATAAGAAGTCAACCCCTACTTCAAACGTCACTAGCTTGAGGCCTCGCACCCGCATGAGACAGAATCGGTTCGTGGCAGATCGTGGGGCTGGGGAGGGCCGGCAGGCGTGACACCGACGAGGGCCATTGCCCACGCGATCGTCGTGCTCGTTGCTGGATGCGGGGTTGTGGCTCGACAGCCGCCCGACGACCTCACCGCTGCGCTCATCCGGGCCGGCCTCACGTGGGAGACGCTCC
This window contains:
- a CDS encoding glycosyltransferase family 4 protein → MERIRVLRVIARLNVGGPALHATLLAERLDPIRYESWLVAGRESPGEANYLTLMGRSLENLTIIPSLGREIRGAGDLRAFLQLYRLMRELRPHIVHTHTAKAGALGRVAARLARVPVVVHTYHGHVLQGYFSRAKTRLFLGIERTLARWTDRLLAVSEAVRQDLLLRRVGSPERLQVVPLGLDLDPFLRSETLRGQLRAELDLSDAPLVGIVARLVPIKRHEDFLSAAQAVTMRIPNCRFVVVGDGELRGRLETRAQTLGLAGRIHFLGWRGDLARIYADLDVVVLTSANEGLPVSLIEAMASARAVVATRVGGVPDLVEDGVTGLLVRPGEPDELARAVLELLADPERRRAMGEAGRKRVYPAFSADRLLADMDRVYGELLREKLGDAL
- a CDS encoding Fic family protein, whose protein sequence is MAGAPGRHVRTREGYTAFVPDPLPPELSWGPELVRALSDADRLIGRLAGEGGRLPNPHLLIRPFVRREAVLSSRIEGTQATLGELLAAEAGAAVERSPADLREVGNYVVALEYGIKRLKSLPLSLRLIRELHKRLMAGVRGDYATPGEFRRSQNWIGPPGAPLANATYIPPPPGELMACLGDWEKFLHDRSLPPLVQIGLAHSQFEAIHPFLDGNGRVGRLLITLFLVEREILPTPLLYLSAFFEATRRDYYERLRDVTGRGEWVEWLHYFLNGVARQSEDALSRAERINGRLAEWRIAVSGTPSKVPLAFLDQLAANPFLTVKGAAKRLGVAFTTAQRAVARLQDLRIVTEISQAKRDRVYCAKALLDILEEPARLTPLEEA